CCATGGCTTGACTACACCTTTCATATTGCTGCCAAATGCAAACTCTGCTGAGATAGCATCCGACATTGGTACATCAGCTGTTTGGTCCATACAAGGTCCAACTGCAGGTGAACACGTCCCACTTTGCCCAGGTGTCCACATTCGAGACCCTCCATTTGATAATGGCTCCTTAAATCCAAATGGATTTGACGAGACAAGGCTGAAAGTGGGAGATGAAGGCCCATCCTGTGGAGTTTGAACACCAGAGAGCCATCCTGAATCCGGTGGGGTTTGGCGACCTGGACTAGGAGGGGTTGAGGATGGCAAGAAGGGATAATGCTGTTGTATCCATGTAGAGTTGGCCGTGGGATTTTCCCAATTATCGTTCATCCTGGGAGTACTGGCAGTGGGAGAGCTTAAAGGTGGAGTCACAGGAGCACTTATAGAACCTCCAGGAATGCACAGATGATGGGGAAACTTAGACAAGGATGGTGATGAGCCAGATGACAGGTTCTTAAGCCAAGGAATAAGAGAGTTCGGATCAGAATTATTTTGGACATTGGCAACATAATGGGATGAGACCGGGCTAGGGATAGATGATGAAACCGGACTCGGATTATATGAAGCACCCGGGCTCAGTTGGTAAGATGAACAAGGGCTTACAGAAACAGAACCACCGATATCAATGCGTGTAACTGGCTTGCATCCCTGCTGAAGAGAACAAATGATAAGCAGCAATAAAGGGgcaaatcaaataataatactaatagcAAACCCTTCCCCAGAACTATGCTATAATAGCAGAAAGAGAACTAAAATTTGCAATGCCCTGACTTGAAAGATTATATGATTAACGAGGTCTCCAGATCTTTTTAAAGCTTAAAATTGTTCGTTTTACATGACTGCAACTACTTAAATTAGAGGTGAAGTGTAACTTGGTTTTACTTATACCAGATATACATCAATGCTCCAACAAAAGAGTGCATTGATTCACCAGTTAGTAATATATCCGCTGATTTGCATACATCTATCAGCAGCACCAAAATCCCTATCGAAATCAGAAGCTCTCGCTCTTGAAATGAGCATATAGATTTTGTTATGGAATGAGGAGTACCTACAtcctaagttgctcggactcgggTGCGGATGTCCGATACGGTTGCAGATCTAGAGGTTGGATTTTCATGATCTAATTTTTAAGATTCGGGAATATGAATCAATGTATGGATACGGGTGTGGGTATTtgcctaaaaataattaaaatatctaaaatagagatataaaacctaaattatgagatattatgtgGAAAACTTGAGGAGAATAGTGAAGGAGATTAAGTAAAAGGAGTGACATAAAAATTTCTATATACAAGGTATtccatttttcttcaatttcccCTTAGCTTTTGTATTAGTATCATTAAAATTGTCCAGATTTTCCACATCGATTTTGGTCAAAAACCAAAATCCGTTGACCCAATCGGACATGGATCCCACACACTTGTCGTGTGGACATGGGTGTGGCACCAAAAGTGAAGAGCCCGAGCAACTTAGACTATATCTATGTTCCTATAAAGGTGCACATATTTGTCGGAACCAACTTCCCACCACATTGACCAACCAACTTCTCCCTTCAAGAAAAAAACCATGTCAGTAGATTCAGAGTACAATGCCCTGTTTGTGTTTGGTATCCACCACATGATAGTTCTTGCACCTAATAATTTGGCAAAAAAACTAGCAACACAATGTAATGACCTTTTATGATAACCTGTATCAAGGCTAATACATTTGGTGGCTAAAAGGTCAAAACAGTGACTAAGAGAAACAATAATGAACAAGAACCAAAAAGCCATCCACATTTATTGCAGAATTCCTTATTTCTTTACacatttttagataaattttcCAGTTAAGGTCAACCACAGAGTTTCAAGTAGATGTAACAGTAGCTCAGTAATTAAAAGTAAGGTTGCTGTCCAAAGAAGCAACCAAGAAATTATAGAACGtagttaaaatattatttgtccCAGGAGATACTTTCAAAACCTCACCATAACGGTGTCCCTTTAAGCAATGTCTTCAGCTTCATATAGTAACAGTTATGCGGGACCCAAAGTTTGCTATTTTTATCACAATTCTCCTCTACATTATACTCCACAAGCAACAGGGTCAACATATGAACCTACATCTTTCTAACTAATAATCCATAAACAATTCAAATgttcaactctttttttttaattaggacaattcaaatatttaaatcttGTCCCTAAATCTAATAGATGCATCTGTCAAACTAGAAATATTAAATTGAGACTTGTGgattattaaattaaacattTCAGTGCATTTTTTTCCCCCAACACAAGATTTTCAGTAGCTTAAAATGGATAACGATGTATGTGGAAAAACCAAATTACCCGCAGCAAGATGAAGTGTATTCTCTTGTCCAAAAAGAGCCAAGTCTATTTTCGTAAAGCAATCTTCAATTTGTACCGAATTATTTTGAACTCAACGTTTTGAACTCCTACTGTAGTAACCATTTAAAAGCATTTATCTGCCCAACCACATCTATTCTTGGCCTTCAAAATTTCCTCATTTAGGCCCAACTTGACGgctagttgaaaaaaaaaatccaaaatccTTATTGCCATTATCTTGCGTATTCTCAAATAGCTGTTTTTTCAACTTTCAGCCATAGCAATCATGTTATGTGGGTCCACTCTCTCATCCCATTGATCAAGACTTGAATAACATGACCACTAAAGTCCTATATGTTAATGATAAAAGCATCCAAATACACACATAAAAATTGGACACAACCCTGTTGCCACAACCCATAGAAAACATAGAATGATAGcagtaaaaaatattataccaCTGTAACCCTACCATCCCAACAACTTTTGAGAAAGGGTGTCCATATCCAATGATAATGTCAACTATATGATAAAACCATAAACCCAGCTAAAAATGCTACCCATTCTTCACCTAGCCCATCAACAATATTTTCCCCATCACATTCAAAATTGATACCCCCACACGCTCTACAGCCTCAGCCTCAACTATAAttaggaaaataaatattggaataaaataaagataaaaaggaACCAACAACAATAATGGAACCAAAGAGTTGATGTCTTTTTGTTTCCTCATATTGGTGGTTTAGTTCTGTCCAGCAAGGATTTAAATAGACCACAAGAAATATTACTCATTGTTTAAGTGAAcctattttcctttttagtatgTTCCAAAATGGAATGACACCTTCCCCGCGTTTTCAAAAGCAAGCAGCACAAAAGAACAATAAAGTCCATGGGCGTTGTCGCGAAAAGTGAGAAGTGAAGCATACACTTCTCTATAATAatcaaattacaaataaaatagtaaCAAACTTCAGATGCAGTATACATTACACAATAGTGCTTACATTAATCCAACTCCTCAAAGTTGAAATTCATAGAACCCACTGCTCATCATATTTGACTATAAAGCGCATAGTTTCACCTATGGGACCACAACTCGTCGCTTCTCTACTTTATGCTTCAAGCGACAACAGGATGACTTGATAAAAATGCTCCTTCTTTAAATAAGGAAATGATTTTAACTTCATCGCATTTTATCCTTAACAACAAGCTTCTATACATGTTCtaattacaattttaaaaagttgtaTAGTCACAAAAACATGATGTCGTATTTAAAATTACAAGTATCAAAAGTCTATAGCCACAGAAATGATATTTGCATATTAAAAACCAAATATTTCaagttcttttcttttataaacTCAATACTCGGTCAAATAGTGTCACATAAAAGGACGAgtaacatttttcttttcagaGACTTGGATTCTGATAGCATGCATCAAGGTGTTGTACTTTCATGAATATACAATTGTACAATAGGATTAGATTACTAAACTACCCTTCATAAAGAGACTGCAGATGCAGGATTTAGAAACTCAGGACTGGTAAAACCCTGGAATCAAGCTGAAATGTCCATACAGCCCATCAAATTCAAAGTAAAAAAGTGGGACCCTAGAAGTTACACAGGGGTAATATCGTCCAATTAACATCTGGGTGAAATGTTCAGACTTCTGTGACTGTGCACAACATACACGGACCAGAACAAATCTATGGAGATGATTCGTCTTTTCAATCTTATGCTTTTTCCTCTAAATTTGGCCATGAAAATAGAACTAATTACTAAACCCGAACCTCTCGTTGCATAAATGAagcactaatcttcaaaagcaaaaaaaactagtaagaaattaaaagatattttccgCTTAAATCGCCTTTACTAATTGCTATGTATTTGCACAAATGGTGATATTTGAGGAAAAAGTAGTTTACCTTTCTGTAAGTAGTTCCATCTTCTTCAACAATCCAACCAGCCTCTTTACACAGAGCTTTCAATACCTCGTTATTATCACAGTGCTTCGGTAGCTTATAGTTACCATACATCCTTAATCCGGCGAAGATCTTAGCGGCGATCGCCCTCCGCCGCCGCTCTCTCCGCTTATTATTCTCTCTCTCCTTCCATGTCGGTAGCCTCGTGCCGGAAGTCATTACAACGCCGTCGATTGCTCCGCAATGGAAGACTTAAACCGGATTAAAATTCTTCGACCGGTTTACTTCTGGACCGGGCTTGCAAAACCTGGAAATTGAAAGGAAAAAACTAATAAGACATTCTTTTGAGTAAATATGACAAGTTTCTGATCTAAATATGAACAAATGAAGTTAGGATTTTGCCACTGAATGTGAAAGAGAACTACGAAATTACCACtgagattttttttgtttattgatTAAAAGTCCTCTCAACGTGGGTTGTGCACGTGTTTAGTCTTTTCACATAAGTTTAATGAGtcattatttgatatttttatttaaattattctgAAATCatactaaaatttatttatttcacttgaaaaataaaacaataatttctTGTTCGATAAAAGAATATTAGATTTATTTCGTTATTAAATTTATTACGTATTGTTTATATGTATTGAGATAAATATCTATTATTAATCAcgaaataaaacttaaatcgcGATTTAAACCAAAGTAGTTGAAAGTTGGGAGGAAATTGTCAAGAAAGGAGTGTGGGGTAAAAATGGAATTTGAAAATAGTTGACcaagtcaaaattcaaaaaagggACTAAATCCAATGATTGTGTTTCTGAAATTGGGGTACGAAATCAacgcttttgaaaattttggacTGAAAAGTACAAATTCCACCCTCAATTATAAAAGCATATGTTCTTTCCggacttcttttttcttttagaaattataatcggagtatatttttgtttttttcatatagtataagattatttttgaaataaagtgttattattataataagaataatttttaGCGATAATAAATAGTCACATTAATAAAAgttataacaaaaattaatggTATTAGTTAAGTACTCCTTCCGTcaggtattgtttgtcatgacttttatttttagaatcaaactacaaaaattttgactaacattttaagatgtactttttcatcatattatcatgcaaaaaattataacttatagtgcttttcgtatagttttagaatatctaatttttttttaaatatcgaattaatgtgatctaatttacctttaaaaattaattaaattgacttttaataagcgcaacatgacaaacaattctgGACGAAGGGAGTACTATTAATTCAATGTCATAAAGTTTTTAAGGACATATACAAATGATgttaatacatatttaataataattactaattaattaccgctaaattattattttttttaaatgtagtGTATATCAAGAATAGTTACTACTATTAGATGTACTTTGACTTTGTTTTAGACAATATACTAACAGTCTTTATCAACAAAgccaaaacaaaataaagtttaatcATCGATGAATCTTTAAGTTTATTActgaattttatataaattcttaAGAGAatagtttgttttaattaaatatcttaatTCCTTCATTCCATATTAATTGAACTTTTAAGGTGTTTTATACTTTTTAAGAAAAGTAATTAATGTTACTTTTTAAGAAAAGTAATTAATGTTGAATATAGtagttttctattttatatccttattaattattgttaactttttttgaagtcaatcacattgaaaattaaaatttggatAAAATTAGAAGAACTCTCTAAACATAATTTCGAAAATtgaacaataaaattaatttaaaaatgaaaaatgcctcaaaaattcaattaatatggAATGAGAAAGTAACATATTATGAATGTTCTTATTAagattttcatttgaaaaattaaaaaaaaattgtgcataTAGTCAAGTGTTTCTTATGTATAAGTTAACTACTAAAATTAATCATATGCATTTGCTTAAATACGTTATAAAACTTTAGATTTGTTTGAattgaaattgatgtatataattaaatgatataacatattatatgagttaatatctcagatggtcactcaactttgcactattctctcagaaagtcactcaactttcaattttccctcaaaagtcactcaactatgcactcttctctcagaaagtcactcaactttcaatttttcctcaaaagtcactcaactattcactctttcctcagaaagtcactcaactatccactctttcctcagaaagtcactcaatctattaaattaggattaaagataaaataaaatgggtcatatcatatttttttaatgggtcgggttaggtgggtggatcactaaatgatttaatttattttttaaaatttttggtttgttatataaataattaatatcaataaattttaattaaaaataatttaatagattgagtgactttctgaggaaagagtggatagttgagtgactttctgaggaaagagtggatagttgagtgacttttgagggaaaattgaaagttgagtgactttctgagagaagagtgcatagttgagtgacttttgagggaaaattgaaagttgagtgactttctgagagaatagtgcaaagttgagtgaccatctgaggtattaactccATATTATATCTATGACCTAATAAATGTTTGCAAATAcgcacatttttttaaaaaaatcaacaaaaacatgtaataaaaatattttattattcattcatgTGTTCAAttgacataaataatatttttaatatctaaattaaatttacGGACAACTTTATAAATCTGTCAAGCTAAAAAACAACAGTGGTGGGTTATGAAACAACATAAGTTTTCTAAAAACGTTCAGAATGTTGCAATTTTTGCTAGGTATAAAAAAATTCAGCcctaatcaaaattcaaatatacgaaaacaatttttttgacaCTGATTTTTAAAGGGAAACTTacttaaatatactataataaaaaaaaatattttttatttatagcaataataatttttttacttgatcacttttaattaatttataatacaagtttaatacatattacaaagaacaatttattattcacatatgacaaattttaatgatgtataatacatttatcaaacattttaatacacttataatacagtGTAACAAacttttaccaaacaaacataatatatttccaaaaaaaaataattataattcatatatattgcatacgtaatttacttttaatatataatgcAGATTTAACACAGTATTACTataaataatagtaaataattttttttattaaaatcaataattatttattaaaatgtattaattattgtaacttttttaaataaatatataatgtgattTCCTCTATTTCATTAGGCTAAATTTCACCTTTAGAAGTATTAGGCTAAGTAGTTGGGCTTTGCCTT
This window of the Solanum pennellii chromosome 2, SPENNV200 genome carries:
- the LOC107008850 gene encoding BES1/BZR1 homolog protein 4 isoform X4 yields the protein MTSGTRLPTWKERENNKRRERRRRAIAAKIFAGLRMYGNYKLPKHCDNNEVLKALCKEAGWIVEEDGTTYRKGCKPVTRIDIGGSVSVSPCSSYQLSPGASYNPSPVSSSIPSPVSSHYVANVQNNSDPNSLIPWLKNLSSGSSPSLSKFPHHLCIPGGSISAPVTPPLSSPTASTPRMNDNWENPTANSTWIQQHYPFLPSSTPPSPGRQTPPDSGWLSGVQTPQDGPSSPTFSLVSSNPFGFKEPLSNGGSRMWTPGQSGTCSPAVGPCMDQTADVPMSDAISAEFAFGSNMKGVVKPWEGERIHEECISDDLELTLGNSSTR
- the LOC107008850 gene encoding BES1/BZR1 homolog protein 4 isoform X2; protein product: MTSGTRLPTWKERENNKRRERRRRAIAAKIFAGLRMYGNYKLPKHCDNNEVLKALCKEAGWIVEEDGTTYRKQGCKPVTRIDIGGSVSVSPCSSYQLSPGASYNPSPVSSSIPSPVSSHYVANVQNNSDPNSLIPWLKNLSSGSSPSLSKFPHHLCIPGGSISAPVTPPLSSPTASTPRMNDNWENPTANSTWIQQHYPFLPSSTPPSPGRQTPPDSGWLSGVQTPQDGPSSPTFSLVSSNPFGFKEPLSNGGSRMWTPGQSGTCSPAVGPCMDQTADVPMSDAISAEFAFGSNMKGVVKPWEGERIHEECISDDLELTLGNSSTR